The sequence TTCAACCAGTAGGTGGAGCTCAGAGGTCTCAGGAGGGTCCGGACAGACCCTCTTCGAACCTTTTCACTTTCGTTGTCTTTTGCCAGCGAAAGGGCgccgcttctctggttctccaaATTAACGCCCCAATTCCTCCGGGTTGCAGGAGCAGGGTCTTAACACGTACCACTCCCCACCAATTTCACATTTAAATGGGGGTGATGACCAaggtcagcgggaccacccactgatgtcagcgggaccacccactgcTTTGGTGCGGGCACACCCAGGAGGAACAACCTGGGTGAAAAAAGAGTTTCCTTGCACAGTGTGCCAGCTACACAGTAGTAAGCTGCGGGCCCCCCTTAGGCAGCCATCCTGGtaggtggcacccccctgatagTTGCACCTGGGACAGACCGCAGCCCCCTGCCCCCCATTAGGTACGCTATCGCcaatcccgtgcatgtttaaattcctttactgtgctatcctctaccacttctgctgggaggcagttttAGATTGTGAcctcctgtcctttgttaaatcCATTTATGTATTGAAACGTTcctctcctccaagctatacgcATGCAGGTATAATCTACTTTTATATCAGAAGTAGGTTTTAAGTGCGTTGTTTCCCCAGCGACACCTCGATGGTTAATAGGCGTGACTTTAAAGCCACAATTCAAACGTATCACTGATGGCTTGTTTTTCTTCCCTCTCTGTTTGCCGTTGTGACGCTCCAGGAATGCGCGGCTTCAATTCCTGTGTTTATTCTGTCTAACAAGCACCTTGGAAAGGTAGATTGTAAACAAATTGCTGGAAGGCGATAATGGGAGTCAGAGTGTAACAGAATCCAGCACTTTCCTACACCGGGCTCCGTTCTATTACcggtaataaaatgtatcactgacTTTATCTTCACATTCTCCCATGGACCGTAATGGAAAATGGGTAGATAACAACGAACGATAACGTTTTCAGGGGTATTACAATCTAGCTGAATATAAAGTCTCAGTTGTTAGCTTTGTTCCTCGATATCGGAAGCGTCGAATGACGAGTAAAACACTCAACCTTTCGGAAAACTCTATTCATTAAAGACACAATATAGACTTTTTAGTCATTGCCTctaaaatatggatttttttcttctcctccctGTAGCTAAGTGCAGTGTTTCTATGCAGAACCCTACGCGCatgtttaaaggtgctgttccacttactcgAAGAATTGCACTCTCTAGTGTGTTGAGCAGGTAAACCGtaacagatctgtcattttattctaacTTCTTAAAGCTTAGACACAGAGACGTTTAATAAGTCTAttcggtttctatggcaacagcctatcagcgtCACATGACAACCTGGCAAAATAATGAATGAGTCAAATGTTTACCTGATTAAAGCATTATTTCTGGTAAAGAATGGGGAATTCAACATTACTAGAGTTGATGTTTGTAAcgatttagttacaaaagtgcaGCAACCTTACTGCTTCCACTGCCACCCCGAGCCTTTCCAGCTGTGTAGTGCGCCGATGGCACAGAAGGGGGAGCCACTGAGCTCAGATAGATGTCAGCCACTAATAAAAGCACCAGCTGCCTGGGCACAGCGACGAAAGGCAGCCGCCCTGTGAGTAACCCAACATTAGTAACTTAATGTTCGGAATGGAAGATGGCAAAGACAGGGGAGCaagcaaagtttgaaaagtggtcttacaACTGTGGCAACCAATGTAATGGTCCTGTCCAGTACATTAATGGCTACAGAGGTCATATCTCTTTTCCATCTATGCACCGGTATCAATGTTTATACATAATTGTAATGATTTTGTTTGATGGATCATGTTTGAGTGAAACCCATAAGGTGTGAGGAATGACTGCAGTTGAGCCCGAATCACAGGGAGTTTTGGTGTTTTGTACTCCTTGTGTCCTGGTGGATTAATGCACGGGGGCAAAGAAACCTGTGTCCCTCTCCATGGTGGCCGGAAGTAATGCAACCTAGAATGAGAGATAGTGTCTCATATCAGTGACCTCTGCTAGCTCCAAACCAGATCTTTGGGAACACCAATCTATGAGACCCCCCTGCTAAGACCAACAAGGCAGTGGTGCATTTACCTTGGGCACTGCCCTAGGCTcgacccagggcagcacccccAGCCGCCGCTCTACAGTCGACATCCTGAATGCATTGAAAGGCCATTCACGGCACACTGGGATATGATCTTATATCCTGGCACGCCATGTTTTAGAGGCATGCAGGGCCTTTCAATGCAatttatggaggctgtgctgagctgGCATACATTCCATAGCATATGTAGGCTAGTTGGTGAGCCCATTGTATGGTGGGACAATGGGGGCTTTATTGCCCATTTTGTAGCAGCGGGACTGAATCCCCCCTAGGCTTGGATTCATCACTTCACCAAGAACTGCAATCAATCCCAtatctctatttttttaaaaaaagatgccaaatgttattttaatgtttactttaatgtcactttaaagACTGGAATGTCCCTTAAAGTTTTACATACATATGTTTAAGCACTTAGTGGTGATTCATACAATTCATTCCACGAGCCTGCATGCCATGCACAGTTTCTCTCTAACCTCTGCTCTATTTGTTTTTGACTGTTGCTAcctgtgttagcgtgtgtctcCGACTAATTGTCTTAGCAACAGGGGACAATACCTGCTTCTCTCCTGCCGCCACGACCAACCCATCCATTCACCCAACCTTTAACTTATActaataaacacaatataacaGAACCTCAGGGCCATCAACAACACTAGTGAAGGGGATGGAAAAACAAGATTTTCCTGATAAGATTTTAAAATGTCAACATCATGGACAATGTTAGAGGGGGGACAGGGGTTCCAAATATCTTGATTTTCTTCATTATGAAAAGCCATAAATCAGGGAGAATCAAGAGATATCTATGATCATATGTGCACGTAACATATGAAACACTTAAAGGACACCGTAGATATCAttaactttaatgcatataatagctgagtgGCCTCTTAAAGTTTTTATGTGGTCTCTGTTGCAAATGGATTGGAGGGTTCTGCAGGATCTCATTCGCGTTTGCCCCTTTCCCTGTATCCAGCTATTTGCTCAGGAGACACGTTAAGCCGAAGACATCGCTCAACTCCAGCGCTGCCACAGTGGGCATTCTGGGGGGTCTGACAAGTGCACATACGCAGAAAGCATCCCCATAGGTTTCAATAGGAGTGCCAAGCTGCCAGGCTTCCGGCAAAGTACTTTGATATTTATTCTTTGTTGATGATCCTGTCTGGGACACTGGATAGTCCCCTTGGCTTCCAGTGAAGCGATATGGTCTAAAGCCCCAGGTATTATTTACCAATAACCCCTGGTTAAGCTTTTCACTTCTTTGGGGTTAAAATGGGTGGTGGACAAGCAGTTAATGCAGTGAAAAAAGGAAGCATGAATGGGATAAGCACCAAACGAAGCTTAACATAAGACAAGGCCTCGAGAACACATTAGGAAGTGTTGGACTGCAATATGTTATGCACCATAATAGTTTCAATCAGTATTCGCTGGCTGAAGAGGAATCTAATTATATTGCATACGGTTTCTAAAACATTATCAAATACCTTTATATGAAAGTGTGCGTGATATTTCACAGATGTGACAGATGTGTGAATGGTCAGTGGAATGGTTTCAAATATCCTAAATAGAATTCTGAGATATTGGAAACTTAACAGGTCACTGTCCACCGTCCTTAATTGTCAGCGGTGTGTGCAATATACTGTAACGGGGTCTTATGGGAATATAAACCTTCTGGGCACCACGGCAAATGCTGAACTTTTTACAAATCCAACTTTTCTTAGAAAGTTCCGCAATATCTACTTATATTCTCATCCCAATGATAAAGTAGGTTGGAGGAAGATATGCAAGAGTGCATCATTTTAGGTTTGTcttataaacatacctgggaactttccaaaTGAACCAACCCTGAGACTCACCAGACGGGTCTAATACCTATCCTCACTCATACATTACTTTGTCATTATTTCAAGATACACTGAAGTCACCTgctttcaagcagggatatcaacctgTTAGGAAATTGGaaccaattgggagtcttatatatgatcacagtggtgtataggaaggagtcagcttcagactgtgtgaccctgaaaatctgccccttcaccctgagacccaaggtttggggcaaaaaccccgATACttggggtaaaaccctgagagttcccaggcattcCTATAACAAGAGTTTTGTTAAGAAACTCATTTATACATTCAACTTCAcaacaatttattttctttttaggagAACTAAGTTCTTACATTTCACAGAGCTTTCTTGACTCTCTTTACTGTTTCTAAGTGTGTGACTTGCATGTATCGTGTTTCTATGTCTCATTATGAGGCGTGGATTGATCCTATAATGACTGATGAGTACCTGTCATTAGCGATGTATGTGAACGCGTCTGCACTACAGCCACATACCAATAAGAACAATATAGGTGTGTGAGGCTGTCTGTGTACCGTCGCTCGTTACCATGTCCACAGCACTAAAACTAAAGGTTAGTTAAGGTTTATGGTTACTGGTCACATTGCAACTAACAGGAATCACCATTGAGAATTTCTGCTTCTATACTTGGAATCAGaggcaatttttattttgttttatcttaCCTACTCGCTCTTCAATGCTTTCTATGCATTGAGACTGTTTAATCATCACCCCCTCCATGCAATAATAAAGCGATCAGAGGACTCCCCACTTTTGAATTTTTTCTGGGTGCAGTTTATATCAACAACCGCAACTACACATATATCCATCTGTACGTAAATGTATACGTAAATGTATCCTGACATGTTGTCCACGAGTTACATTCCAAATCTAGCAGCAAATCTATACAGTACAATTACGGCAGCATTGTAAAGGGAGATTGTGCGTGTATAATAATTATTGATCTCTTTGCACCAATATTTGCTGTACTGATAGCACCCAAATCTACTTGTGGCTTATAAAGCTACTTATAGCGTTTACTCTTGGTAAGTTGATAATTgtgattgttttggagatacttATCTCTGAGACCTTTTGTGAGGATGAGGTGCTCAGAGAACTAAGAAAGGGAACTAATTCGACACACCAGTTGGCCACCTTATGCCACCGATCCAAGTTGgctaatgtaatatattttcttactttAATGAAAGTGTGCATGATATTTCACAGATGTGACTGATGTGTGAATGGTCAGTGGAATGGTTTCAAATATCTTACATAGAATTATGAGATGTTGGAACCTTAGCAGGTCACTGTCCACCTTCCCTTATTGTCAGCGGTGTGTGCAATATACTGTAACGGGGTCTTATGGGAATATAAACCTTCTGGGTACATAACAAAGTGTTACAGTTAAGGAACATTTGAGGCAAATGTTACAAAAAGGTCCAATCATCAcaaacatttcattggttgcttgGGTGGGAaaacaactttttatttttgatctGCACCAAAATCACTTTTCATAGCAGATTCCATTTTGCATTCCTTGGTAGACTGCCGACCCACGGTGTAAAGCTTGCAACTCTGTGTCCAACATGGAAACTTTCTAATTCTGCCTGTACTCACAATGGTTTCCATAACACAATGGAGAAGAGTAACTATGGGCTGGAGGCTGTGATGTTTGATGCTTCGTCCCATGGAAACCTTGAGACACCAGGTATAAATATGATGCTGAGAGGCAAGTAGAAGCAGAGACAGGCCTTGCTTGACCACAGGACATCGCTCCCCTACACCATGGCTGAACCAAGATCCATGCACAGTGAACCCATGCCATTGGACATGGAGAACCGTGACCCCAACAACATGAATGAGCATGTCAGGGTGAGTAATGAACAAAAGGGGATCAGATATAATATAACCGTGTTTTTAACATATAATTTTATAGAATGTTTGATCTTTCGTAAATGTGTAGCACATtcctacattttaaaataattaaaagtattTGAACCTAGATTTCCAGTTCTCCATCCTGACTGGAGACACCAGTAACATCCACTGCAAAGAACCCTCACTGAAcgttttaatatacatttaatataatgtatttggaCAGTGTTCCATGCGTATGGTGTGTGTTGCAGAATGTCCTTTCAtgtatcatttttctttttttaaaggatgttCACGATTGCAACTGCTGAGTGTTAGAAATCTGTGCGATGGTTACTTTACATGCACCGTATACTTGGATTGTTAAGTTAAGAATATCGTAACAGATACAGTCTGTATCCGCAAATTAGGTGTCACCCATTCACATTACAAAAATGGGGCactaaaaaaacacctaaaggTGACAATACAACTTTAAACCccattattttgcattattgtataaaaTCTGTGTGTTTAGTCGAGCAGAGCCCCTTCATACCCTCTCGCTGTCTCACCAGGTGCTGTTTGAAGATGCTTTTGGTGAGCCTGAAGGGTCTCATAGCATCCCTGGAGTATGGGGGATGTCCTTCAAGACCTTCAATGGGGTGAAGAACTGCTGCTACCTAGTGCTGTCCATACTGTGTGGATGTCCCCTGGCCTTCTGCTGGGCTCTGGATTTCGCTTGCATTCAGTGCTGTCACATCTGGATGGTGGGACCCTGCGTGCACATGTGGAAGATGAACGTGTCCTGCTTGAAGATGTTCTGGAGCTCCTGCGTACACTGCCTCTGTGACCCATGTTGGGAAGCCTGTGGCCTGTGCCTAAGCCTCATCCGTGTGCAAAACAAGAATGGATAATAAGCAGATGCCCTGCTCTATACATCCCCTTAAGTGCCAGCGAAACTCTTCTCATAGACATTTCTGAGTTCCCTCAGAAACCAGAACCAGTGCACTAGCGCAAGTAAAATACCTCATCAACCATGTTAACCTCATCAACCTAGGACCAGCCACTAGCATAAGCAACTATGTGGCTGCTACATGCTTCGTATACTTAATGTAAACTCTATATTATACCATCGTGTCTTTATTTCTAATAAAGAGTTTTCTGTGCCAGCCTCAGACTTACATCATAATTACATGCATATGTATTTTCTTAAAGATAAAAACAGAGGTCTTGGGGGTGCAAAAACGAATTCTTTGGTACCAGGCCCAAATGGGTCAGATCACAAAACgcaatgacatcatcacaccacacagacacacacattcttAAACCTGCACTTCTACCAATATTCAACATCTAATAACTAAAAAACTACAGCGTGTAACTTGACCCACAATATAACCGGGTGCCATCGCATGTTCCTTCAGTTTTATGTTACCGCATGTAACCTTATCAGTG is a genomic window of Spea bombifrons isolate aSpeBom1 chromosome 6, aSpeBom1.2.pri, whole genome shotgun sequence containing:
- the LOC128499964 gene encoding caveolin-3-like, whose product is MAEPRSMHSEPMPLDMENRDPNNMNEHVRVLFEDAFGEPEGSHSIPGVWGMSFKTFNGVKNCCYLVLSILCGCPLAFCWALDFACIQCCHIWMVGPCVHMWKMNVSCLKMFWSSCVHCLCDPCWEACGLCLSLIRVQNKNG